From a region of the Chondrinema litorale genome:
- a CDS encoding FAD-binding protein — translation MVKVKKNRFWQNTIKKYRKIIPHYTIPETINDIAAVILQAEKENRRVKAVGSGHSFSDVAMPDHYLVDLKKLDRVLDLPNFIKEEKRDKTLVHVEAGITIQKFNCEMDDRDLCITNMGGIDEQTLAGAISTGTHGTGIDLPSLPGLVQSMVLVTKNGKKIRIEPTNGISDPEKHNEIAIELRQDDDLFYSALVNLGCFGVIYSYILKIEEMYYLKETKECYKWKDIKPKLEDRSIFFEDDGKTPIRGVMVQINPYKTDKDDHTVIVVKHRLLKSKPRRNINDRKRNWLSSIFGNFPLVPFSFLVISKKIVRKPSKLPRLLDSSLKSLRDKSFENKGYKVLYQGVEYLKVRAYDSEFAFDLAFGKNNFIAAIERMFELVEYNQARGFYQSSPMGIRFVNRSKAYLSPEFGKQVAYIDVPFVCGTPGSDDFLYDYQKIMLDKGGIPHWGKINSILNGKPEVIKEYYPELPKWEKVFKEFNENKTFSNQFSDRLKLGFICVEEMSDLEV, via the coding sequence ATGGTTAAGGTTAAAAAAAATAGGTTTTGGCAAAACACTATTAAGAAGTATCGTAAAATAATTCCACACTATACGATACCTGAAACTATAAATGATATTGCCGCTGTAATTTTGCAAGCAGAGAAAGAAAACAGAAGAGTTAAAGCAGTAGGATCGGGGCATTCATTTTCTGATGTTGCTATGCCCGATCATTATTTGGTTGATTTAAAAAAGTTAGATCGAGTTTTAGATTTACCCAATTTCATCAAAGAGGAGAAAAGAGATAAAACTTTGGTGCATGTAGAAGCAGGTATCACTATCCAAAAGTTTAACTGCGAAATGGATGATCGCGATTTGTGCATCACCAACATGGGTGGCATCGATGAACAAACTTTGGCAGGTGCTATTTCTACGGGTACGCATGGTACAGGTATCGATTTGCCATCACTTCCCGGTTTGGTACAGTCGATGGTGTTGGTGACTAAAAATGGCAAGAAGATCAGAATTGAACCTACAAATGGCATCTCCGATCCAGAGAAGCATAATGAAATAGCAATAGAATTAAGGCAAGATGATGATCTGTTTTACAGTGCATTGGTAAATCTCGGCTGCTTTGGAGTAATATATTCTTACATATTGAAGATAGAAGAAATGTATTATTTAAAAGAGACGAAAGAATGCTATAAGTGGAAAGACATAAAGCCTAAACTAGAAGATAGAAGTATCTTTTTTGAGGACGATGGAAAAACACCAATTCGAGGTGTAATGGTGCAAATTAACCCTTACAAAACTGATAAAGACGATCATACAGTAATTGTGGTTAAGCACAGACTTTTAAAAAGTAAGCCTAGAAGAAACATTAATGATCGAAAGAGAAATTGGCTAAGTAGTATTTTCGGAAACTTCCCATTAGTGCCGTTTTCTTTCTTAGTAATTAGCAAAAAGATAGTTCGAAAACCATCTAAATTACCCCGTTTGCTAGACAGTTCTTTAAAATCTTTGAGAGATAAAAGCTTTGAAAACAAAGGTTACAAAGTGCTTTACCAAGGAGTTGAATACTTAAAAGTAAGGGCTTACGATAGTGAGTTTGCCTTCGATTTAGCTTTTGGGAAAAACAATTTTATAGCTGCTATCGAAAGAATGTTTGAATTGGTGGAGTACAACCAAGCCAGAGGTTTTTACCAAAGTTCACCAATGGGAATAAGGTTTGTAAATCGATCAAAAGCATATCTTTCGCCAGAGTTTGGCAAGCAAGTCGCTTATATCGATGTGCCTTTTGTTTGCGGAACTCCCGGTTCAGATGATTTCTTATACGATTACCAAAAGATTATGCTTGATAAAGGAGGTATACCACATTGGGGCAAAATCAATTCGATTCTCAATGGCAAACCAGAAGTAATTAAAGAATACTATCCTGAGTTGCCCAAATGGGAAAAAGTATTTAAAGAGTTTAATGAGAATAAAACCTTTAGCAATCAATTTTCAGACAGACTAAAACTTGGATTTATCTGTGTAGAAGAAATGAGTGATTTGGAGGTTTAG
- a CDS encoding proprotein convertase P-domain-containing protein, with protein MNSFPETYTYRCGKKVKLEKNPYQFVVRALPQRIQTFGSTELEQVSSASTRVTTNNSNLEALMSVSRGIAPTHHAYQYKETGKEFLITDRVFVRFKKELPLKELNEFIAKYALVLKSEFSAKSYLFQLTNYTGMNPVKLVVKLMEEDETVESAGHDLNQRIQKYQDIVPTDPNYIQQWHLHERLNDPEFDPRSSTDCEGAWELLGNYGSFDVTVGVTDDGCLLTHQDFDSSGKFASWGYFQGERLISSVDFDASPSNMYETGSNHGTSCAGVIAGEADAVKTVGAAPACRLLPVKWESDGPSLFISDSKLITALNYMSDKVDVISNSWGISPVGIWENEVLNTITTLAETGGRRGKGIVFLWASGNENCPIDYSSNIEIPYTSGVQQLSDGSLVWVGVETSQEFIHNLVGLPGVMHIAALASNAQRSHYSNYGPGITLCAPSSNVHTYYRMEVEGLGITTTTGQNEGVTNFFGGTSSATPLVAGIAALVISANQELSAKEVISILNQTASKDLNLEAYPKTLPTDFDSDTSWDVSPVAPFDNGSFDDVDLPDGTWSPWFGHGKVNALEAVREALARISGNNTQTTFAETSEPALSIPDNNSEGIFDIITCATEGELASLSVSVDITHTYIGDLILTLTAPSGKEVILQSRNGGSTNNLQKTFNFSNTSTLLALVGESMVGEWKLTVKDAANVDTGSLNSWSLEINANNAELITVEENEGITIPDNNQSGIERVLTVTESGILKNLEISVDITHTYIGDLTLELISPSNNSYLLHNRIGGSSDNIIKSYSLANTPILTELKGQSIKGDWKLKITDKANADIGKLNFWKLKIEV; from the coding sequence ATGAACTCATTCCCTGAAACTTATACTTATAGATGTGGCAAAAAAGTGAAGTTGGAAAAGAATCCCTATCAATTTGTAGTTAGGGCTTTACCTCAAAGAATACAAACCTTTGGCTCAACGGAATTAGAACAAGTCTCTTCTGCTTCAACGCGAGTAACAACAAATAATAGCAATTTAGAAGCTTTAATGAGTGTTTCGCGTGGAATTGCTCCAACTCACCATGCTTATCAGTATAAGGAAACTGGCAAAGAGTTTTTAATTACAGATAGAGTTTTTGTAAGGTTTAAAAAAGAACTTCCCCTTAAAGAATTAAATGAGTTTATTGCCAAATATGCTTTGGTATTAAAGTCTGAGTTTTCTGCTAAGTCGTACTTATTTCAGTTAACCAATTATACTGGAATGAACCCGGTAAAATTGGTAGTTAAACTGATGGAAGAAGATGAAACTGTTGAATCAGCAGGGCATGATCTTAACCAGAGAATTCAAAAGTATCAAGATATTGTTCCTACAGATCCAAATTATATTCAGCAATGGCATTTGCATGAGAGACTGAACGATCCAGAGTTTGATCCTAGATCTTCTACCGATTGTGAAGGTGCTTGGGAGTTGTTGGGCAATTATGGAAGTTTTGATGTAACTGTGGGTGTAACCGACGATGGTTGTTTGCTAACTCATCAAGATTTTGATTCATCTGGTAAGTTTGCCAGTTGGGGATATTTTCAAGGTGAAAGATTGATCTCAAGTGTTGACTTTGATGCTTCACCTAGTAATATGTATGAAACTGGTTCTAACCATGGTACTTCATGTGCCGGTGTAATTGCAGGAGAGGCCGATGCGGTAAAAACTGTAGGAGCTGCACCAGCTTGTAGGTTATTGCCCGTAAAGTGGGAGTCTGATGGACCAAGTCTATTTATCAGTGATTCTAAATTGATAACTGCTTTAAATTACATGTCAGACAAAGTAGATGTAATTTCTAACTCATGGGGAATATCACCAGTGGGTATTTGGGAGAACGAAGTTTTGAATACCATTACTACGCTCGCGGAAACGGGTGGAAGAAGAGGAAAAGGAATCGTGTTTCTATGGGCTTCTGGTAACGAAAATTGTCCAATCGACTATTCATCAAATATAGAAATTCCATATACTTCTGGTGTGCAACAATTGTCAGATGGCTCATTGGTTTGGGTTGGAGTAGAAACCTCACAAGAGTTTATACATAATTTGGTTGGTTTGCCGGGTGTAATGCATATTGCTGCACTAGCCAGTAACGCACAGCGCAGCCATTATTCTAACTATGGTCCCGGCATAACTTTATGTGCACCTTCGAGTAATGTGCATACCTATTACCGAATGGAAGTGGAAGGTTTGGGCATCACCACCACCACTGGACAAAACGAAGGAGTAACCAATTTTTTTGGCGGTACGTCGAGTGCAACGCCTTTAGTGGCTGGTATTGCTGCTTTGGTTATTTCTGCAAATCAGGAGTTGAGTGCGAAAGAAGTTATATCAATTTTGAATCAAACCGCTTCTAAAGATTTGAACTTAGAAGCATACCCTAAAACATTGCCAACAGATTTTGATTCCGATACTTCTTGGGATGTTTCACCAGTTGCTCCATTCGACAATGGCAGTTTTGATGATGTTGATTTACCTGATGGAACTTGGAGTCCATGGTTTGGCCATGGTAAAGTAAATGCATTGGAAGCAGTAAGAGAAGCGCTTGCTAGAATCAGCGGTAACAATACGCAAACAACATTTGCAGAGACATCAGAACCAGCTTTGAGTATTCCAGATAATAATAGTGAGGGTATTTTTGATATAATAACTTGTGCTACAGAGGGAGAGTTAGCTTCTTTATCAGTAAGTGTAGACATCACCCATACTTACATTGGTGATTTGATTTTGACTTTAACCGCTCCATCTGGCAAAGAAGTAATTTTGCAAAGCAGAAATGGTGGATCAACCAATAATCTGCAAAAAACATTTAACTTCTCCAACACATCTACTTTGTTAGCTTTGGTAGGTGAATCTATGGTTGGCGAATGGAAATTAACTGTTAAAGATGCTGCTAATGTTGATACAGGCTCATTAAACTCGTGGAGTTTAGAAATAAATGCAAACAATGCAGAACTAATCACCGTAGAAGAAAATGAAGGAATTACCATTCCAGATAATAATCAATCAGGCATAGAAAGAGTATTAACCGTTACAGAATCTGGCATCTTAAAAAATCTAGAAATTTCTGTAGATATTACCCATACTTATATTGGTGATTTAACGCTAGAACTAATTTCGCCAAGTAACAATTCTTATCTATTACATAATCGCATTGGAGGAAGCTCAGATAACATTATTAAATCATATTCCTTAGCCAATACACCGATTCTCACAGAACTAAAAGGCCAGTCAATAAAAGGAGACTGGAAACTAAAAATTACCGATAAAGCAAATGCAGATATTGGTAAACTCAATTTTTGGAAATTGAAAATAGAGGTGTAA